In Canis lupus dingo isolate Sandy chromosome 1, ASM325472v2, whole genome shotgun sequence, a single genomic region encodes these proteins:
- the GIPR gene encoding gastric inhibitory polypeptide receptor isoform X2: MSICPPWRLLLLLSSWRPLLGRAETDSVGQTAGELYQRWERYRRECQETLEAVDPPADLACNASFDMYVCWDYAAPNVTARASCPWYLPWHRHVAAGFVLRQCGSDGQWGPWRDHSQCENPEKNGAFQDQRLILERLQVMYTVGYSLSLATLLLALLILSFFRRLRCTRNYIHINLFTSFMLRAAAILTRDRLLPPPGPYPGDQGPVLWNPALAACRTAQIVTQYCVGANYTWLLVEGVYLHSLLVLVGGSEGGHFRCYLLLGWGAPALFVIPWVIVRYLYENTQCWERNDVKAIWWIIRTPILMTILINFLIFIRILGILVSKLRTRQMRCPDYRLRLARSTLTLVPLLGVHEVVFAPVTEEQARGALRFTKLGFEIFLSSFQGFLVSILYCFINKEVQSEIRRCWHRCRLRHSLGEEQRQPPERASRTLPLDSGPCRVAADGARSLGTLPGSGDEASRVLESYC, from the exons ATGTCGATCTGTCCGCCTTGGCGGCTGCTACTGCTGCTCTCGTCGTGGAGGCCGCTGCTCGGGAGGGCGGAG ACAGACTCTGTCGGTCAGACGGCGGGGGAGCTGTACCAGCGCTGGGAACGGTACCGCAGAGAGTGCCAGGAGACACTGGAAGCCGTGGACCCCCCAGCAG ACCTCGCCTGTAACGCGTCCTTCGATATGTACGTCTGCTGGGACTACGCTGCACCCAACGTCACCGCCCGTGCGTCCTGCCCCTGGTACCTGCCGTGGCACCGTCACG TGGCTGCAGGCTTTGTCCTCCGCCAGTGTGGCAGTGATGGCCAATGGGGACCTTGGAGAGACCATTCTCAGTGTGAGAACCCAGAGAAGAATGGGGCTTTTCAG GATCAACGGCTGATTTTGGAGCGGCTGCAGGTCATGTACACCGTGGGCTACTCCCTGTCCCTGGCCACACTGCTGCTAGCCCTGCTCATCTTGAGTTTCTTCAG GCGGCTGCGCTGCACTCGCAACTACATCCACATCAACCTGTTCACGTCTTTCATGCTGCGGGCGGCGGCCATCCTCACGCGAGACCGTTTGCTACCTCCACCTGGCCCCTACCCTGGGGACCAGGGCCCCGTCCTGTGGAACCCG gccctagCTGCCTGCCGTACGGCCCAGATCGTGACCCAGTACTGCGTGGGTGCCAATTACACGTGGCTGCTGGTGGAGGGTGTCTATCTGCACAGTCTCTTGGTGCTCGTGGGAGGTTCCGAGGGGGGCCACTTCCGCTGCTACCTGCTCCTCGGCTGGG GGGCCCCCGCGCTTTTCGTCATTCCCTGGGTGATCGTCAGGTACCTGTACGAGAACACGCA gtgctGGGAGCGGAACGATGTCAAGGCCATTTGGTGGATCATACGCACCCCTATCCTCATGACCATCTTG attaattttctcatctttattcgCATTCTTGGCATCCTCGTGTCCAAGCTGAGGACGCGACAGATGCGCTGCCCGGACTACCGGCTGAG GCTGGCTCGCTCCACATTGACGCTGGTGCCCCTGCTGGGCGTCCACGAGGTGGTGTTTGCTCCGGTGACAGAGGAACAGGCCCGGGGTGCCCTCCGTTTCACCAAGCTCGGCTTTGAGATCTTCCTCAGCTCATTCCAG GGCTTCCTGGTCAGCATCCTGTACTGCTTCATCAACAAGGAG GTACAGTCGGAGATCCGCCGCTGCTGGCACCGCTGCCGCCTGCGCCACAGCCTCGGGGAGGAGCAGCGCCAGCCACCGGAGCGCGCCTCCAGGACCCTGCCCTTGGACTCAGGCCCCTGCCGGGTCGCCGCTGACGGTGCCCGGTCCTTGGGGACCCTGCCGGGGTCTGGGGACGAGGCCAGCCGGGTCTTGGAAAGCTACTGCTAG
- the GIPR gene encoding gastric inhibitory polypeptide receptor isoform X1: MSICPPWRLLLLLSSWRPLLGRAETDSVGQTAGELYQRWERYRRECQETLEAVDPPADLACNASFDMYVCWDYAAPNVTARASCPWYLPWHRHVAAGFVLRQCGSDGQWGPWRDHSQCENPEKNGAFQDQRLILERLQVMYTVGYSLSLATLLLALLILSFFRRLRCTRNYIHINLFTSFMLRAAAILTRDRLLPPPGPYPGDQGPVLWNPALAACRTAQIVTQYCVGANYTWLLVEGVYLHSLLVLVGGSEGGHFRCYLLLGWGAPALFVIPWVIVRYLYENTQCWERNDVKAIWWIIRTPILMTILINFLIFIRILGILVSKLRTRQMRCPDYRLRLARSTLTLVPLLGVHEVVFAPVTEEQARGALRFTKLGFEIFLSSFQGFLVSILYCFINKEVGTASARRPRPLAAAQGMAGNAGKVLSAVALQVQSEIRRCWHRCRLRHSLGEEQRQPPERASRTLPLDSGPCRVAADGARSLGTLPGSGDEASRVLESYC; this comes from the exons ATGTCGATCTGTCCGCCTTGGCGGCTGCTACTGCTGCTCTCGTCGTGGAGGCCGCTGCTCGGGAGGGCGGAG ACAGACTCTGTCGGTCAGACGGCGGGGGAGCTGTACCAGCGCTGGGAACGGTACCGCAGAGAGTGCCAGGAGACACTGGAAGCCGTGGACCCCCCAGCAG ACCTCGCCTGTAACGCGTCCTTCGATATGTACGTCTGCTGGGACTACGCTGCACCCAACGTCACCGCCCGTGCGTCCTGCCCCTGGTACCTGCCGTGGCACCGTCACG TGGCTGCAGGCTTTGTCCTCCGCCAGTGTGGCAGTGATGGCCAATGGGGACCTTGGAGAGACCATTCTCAGTGTGAGAACCCAGAGAAGAATGGGGCTTTTCAG GATCAACGGCTGATTTTGGAGCGGCTGCAGGTCATGTACACCGTGGGCTACTCCCTGTCCCTGGCCACACTGCTGCTAGCCCTGCTCATCTTGAGTTTCTTCAG GCGGCTGCGCTGCACTCGCAACTACATCCACATCAACCTGTTCACGTCTTTCATGCTGCGGGCGGCGGCCATCCTCACGCGAGACCGTTTGCTACCTCCACCTGGCCCCTACCCTGGGGACCAGGGCCCCGTCCTGTGGAACCCG gccctagCTGCCTGCCGTACGGCCCAGATCGTGACCCAGTACTGCGTGGGTGCCAATTACACGTGGCTGCTGGTGGAGGGTGTCTATCTGCACAGTCTCTTGGTGCTCGTGGGAGGTTCCGAGGGGGGCCACTTCCGCTGCTACCTGCTCCTCGGCTGGG GGGCCCCCGCGCTTTTCGTCATTCCCTGGGTGATCGTCAGGTACCTGTACGAGAACACGCA gtgctGGGAGCGGAACGATGTCAAGGCCATTTGGTGGATCATACGCACCCCTATCCTCATGACCATCTTG attaattttctcatctttattcgCATTCTTGGCATCCTCGTGTCCAAGCTGAGGACGCGACAGATGCGCTGCCCGGACTACCGGCTGAG GCTGGCTCGCTCCACATTGACGCTGGTGCCCCTGCTGGGCGTCCACGAGGTGGTGTTTGCTCCGGTGACAGAGGAACAGGCCCGGGGTGCCCTCCGTTTCACCAAGCTCGGCTTTGAGATCTTCCTCAGCTCATTCCAG GGCTTCCTGGTCAGCATCCTGTACTGCTTCATCAACAAGGAGGTAGGGACGGCCTCGGCTCGCCGCCCGCGCCCTCTGGCGGCCGCACAGGGAATGGCCGGGAACGCAGGGAAGGTTCTGAGCGCCGTCGCATTGCAGGTACAGTCGGAGATCCGCCGCTGCTGGCACCGCTGCCGCCTGCGCCACAGCCTCGGGGAGGAGCAGCGCCAGCCACCGGAGCGCGCCTCCAGGACCCTGCCCTTGGACTCAGGCCCCTGCCGGGTCGCCGCTGACGGTGCCCGGTCCTTGGGGACCCTGCCGGGGTCTGGGGACGAGGCCAGCCGGGTCTTGGAAAGCTACTGCTAG
- the SNRPD2 gene encoding small nuclear ribonucleoprotein Sm D2 isoform X2 — MTPEELQKREEEEFNTGPLSVLTQSVKNNTQVLINCRNNKKLLGRVKAFDRHCNMVLENVKEMWTEVPKSGKGKKKSKPVNKDRYISKMFLRGDSVIVVLRNPLIAGK; from the exons ATGACCCCAGAGGAGCTACAGAAGCGGGAGGAGGAAGAGTTTAACACGGGTCCGCTCTCTGTGCTCACACAGTCAGTCAAGAACAACACCCAGGTGCTTATCAACTGCCGCAACAACAAGAAGCTCCTGGGCCGTGTGAAGGCTTTCGACAG GCACTGCAACATGGTGCTGGAGAATGTGAAGGAGATGTGGACCGAGGTCCCCAAGAGCGGCAAGGGCAAGAAGAAGTCCAAGCCAGTCAACAAGGACCGCTACATCTCCAAGATGTTCCTGCGTGGGGACTCCGTCATCGTGGTCCTGCGGAACCCACTCATCGCTGGCAAGTAG
- the SNRPD2 gene encoding small nuclear ribonucleoprotein Sm D2 isoform X1 encodes MSLLNKPKSEMTPEELQKREEEEFNTGPLSVLTQSVKNNTQVLINCRNNKKLLGRVKAFDRHCNMVLENVKEMWTEVPKSGKGKKKSKPVNKDRYISKMFLRGDSVIVVLRNPLIAGK; translated from the exons AT GAGCCTCCTCAACAAACCCAAGAGTGAGATGACCCCAGAGGAGCTACAGAAGCGGGAGGAGGAAGAGTTTAACACGGGTCCGCTCTCTGTGCTCACACAGTCAGTCAAGAACAACACCCAGGTGCTTATCAACTGCCGCAACAACAAGAAGCTCCTGGGCCGTGTGAAGGCTTTCGACAG GCACTGCAACATGGTGCTGGAGAATGTGAAGGAGATGTGGACCGAGGTCCCCAAGAGCGGCAAGGGCAAGAAGAAGTCCAAGCCAGTCAACAAGGACCGCTACATCTCCAAGATGTTCCTGCGTGGGGACTCCGTCATCGTGGTCCTGCGGAACCCACTCATCGCTGGCAAGTAG